GATATTATCAAGTTTCATGCTGAACATTTACAAAAAGTTTTAAAGATGGAGCTTGAACTTGAGAGAAGTAAGATACTTGAAAAAATATTTTCTAAAACCTTAGAGCAAATATTTATTGAACATAAAATTTATAAAATTCTTGAAACTATTTCTAAAGAATCCGATGTTGTTGATATTGTAATGAGTGAAATTGTTAAGTATGGAGATAGGTTTTCTAGAAAAATTGTTTTAGATGATATTGAGAACTTGCTTAAAATTCCTATTAGGAAAATAAGTATGTTTGATATTGATAAGAATAATAAAGATATTCAAATTTTAAGTAAAGAATTAAAAAGTGTTGAGGGTAATATTAAATCAATTAAAAATTATTCAATAAATTTTATTGATAAGCTTCTTTCTAAATATTCAAAAATGTATCATAGAAAGACAGAGATATCTCTTATTGAATCCAAAAATGTTAGAGAAATTGCTACTAAGAATATGAAAATTTATGTAAATTTAAAAGCAGGGTTTGTTGGAAGCAGTCTTATTGATGGTGAATTTATTGGAAATGCTAGTTATTATGATAAGGTATTAATCTTTAAAAAGGATTCTTATATTTTAAAAAATATTGAAGATAAGACTTTTATTGAAAAGAATAATGTTAGTGTTTTAGTTTATGATATAAATAATTCTAAGGAGCAGGTATTTTCTATAATTTATCTTAATAAAGCCGATAATTTTTATTATGTTAAAAGATTTAGGATAGATAAGTTTTTAACTGATAAAGTCTATTATTTTTTAAATAAGGATGATGAATTTATAGATTTTACTTTTGATGCGCAATTTGTGGCGTTTTCTACTAGTAGAGATGTTGTTAAAATGATTGATATTAATAATTTTATGATTAAATCGCGAATTTCTATAGGTAAGAGAATTTCAAATAATATTATTAAAAAAGTTAAATTTAAATAAATTGAAGATGAAATAAATTATTGAACAATTCCTTTAATATGTATATAATGCAAACACTAGGCTGTTTATTTTGGGGGTGTTTTATGAAGAGAGTATTAATTTTAGTTTTACTTTTATTTTGTATTTTTGGAAGTTTTGCTCAAAGTTATGATGAAATGAAGACGGATATTGGGAGTAACAGCATTAATGGGAGCGGTAATTTGGAGAAGTTATTACTTTATGAGAGTTATAAACAAAATGCTTTAATTCCTTTTTTATTGAATTTATTTGTAGGTTTTGGAATAGGTTCTTTAGTTCAAGGTGATATTACAGGAGGATTATTGATTTTAGGGTTTGATGCTTTAAGCTTGGGTTTGTTAGGTTATGGTGTATATTCTACTTTGAATTCTAAGTCAGTTGAAGTCCCAGTAATTGGTTTATCTCTAATGACATTAGGAGGAATCACTATGTTTGTAACACGGATTGTTGAAGTTATACTTCCCTTTACACATGCAGCTAGCTATAATAAAAAACTTAGACAAAATTTAGGCATTGCATTAGGAGGTTTTCATCCTGAAGTTGATTTAAGCTTTGATGAAAATTCTAAAGTTATCTTTGAACTTTCTTTTACTAAGAAATATTAATTGTAAAAATTGATATTAAAGTCATTGAGTAGTTGTAATAATGAGTAATTGTAACTACTCTTTGTTTATATTATGGGTATTGATTTAAGTTATCTTTTAAACTTATTTATGTTGTTGTGTTTTTAATATGACTATTGCGTTTATGATTTGTGTTTTCTTTACTTATACTGTTTGATTTCACGACTTAGATCTTTTTTTATACTTTTTTGTTTTAAAATTTCTCTTTTGTCAAATAGTTTTTTTCCTTTACATATTCCAAGTTCAACTTTTATTAACGAATTTTTAAGATATATCGATATAGGAACTAGTGTGTATCCTTCTTTTTCTTTGAATTTTTTTAATTTTTGTATTTCTTTCTTTGTTATAAGTAATTTTCTACGTCTTGTTTCTTCGTGATTAAAGATATTACCTTCTTTATATTTTGCTACATGTAAATTTTCAAGCCATATTTCGTCTTTTTTTATATTGGCAAAGCTGTCATTGAATGTAAATTTTTTTAATTTAATAGATTTTACTTCAGTTCCTTTTAAAACAATACCACAACTTAGTCTGTCTTCAATAAAGTAATTAAATCTTGC
Above is a window of Borrelia hispanica CRI DNA encoding:
- a CDS encoding DNA topoisomerase IV subunit A, whose protein sequence is MNIKTLLRDNFLQYSSYVIKDRAIASVIDGFKPVQRRIIHSLFEMNDGNFHKVANVVGNTMKYHPHGDTSIYEALVNMANKDLFIEKQGNFGNLLTGDPASASRYIECRLTPLAFEVLYSKEITTYEPSYDGRNAEPLIFPAKIPVILIQGSEGIAVGMAAKILPHNFNEILRAVKSELLGETYKLYPDFPTGGIVDVNEYADGNGKVLVRAKIEPTDDNKAVLIKELPFGETTESLIASIERAIRKNYIKVSSINDFTTENVEIELTLPRGVYANEIIEKLYHYTNCQVSISVNLLLLSDRYPVIYTVTDIIKFHAEHLQKVLKMELELERSKILEKIFSKTLEQIFIEHKIYKILETISKESDVVDIVMSEIVKYGDRFSRKIVLDDIENLLKIPIRKISMFDIDKNNKDIQILSKELKSVEGNIKSIKNYSINFIDKLLSKYSKMYHRKTEISLIESKNVREIATKNMKIYVNLKAGFVGSSLIDGEFIGNASYYDKVLIFKKDSYILKNIEDKTFIEKNNVSVLVYDINNSKEQVFSIIYLNKADNFYYVKRFRIDKFLTDKVYYFLNKDDEFIDFTFDAQFVAFSTSRDVVKMIDINNFMIKSRISIGKRISNNIIKKVKFK
- a CDS encoding P13 family porin, yielding MKRVLILVLLLFCIFGSFAQSYDEMKTDIGSNSINGSGNLEKLLLYESYKQNALIPFLLNLFVGFGIGSLVQGDITGGLLILGFDALSLGLLGYGVYSTLNSKSVEVPVIGLSLMTLGGITMFVTRIVEVILPFTHAASYNKKLRQNLGIALGGFHPEVDLSFDENSKVIFELSFTKKY
- the smpB gene encoding SsrA-binding protein SmpB → MSPILLDNKKARFNYFIEDRLSCGIVLKGTEVKSIKLKKFTFNDSFANIKKDEIWLENLHVAKYKEGNIFNHEETRRRKLLITKKEIQKLKKFKEKEGYTLVPISIYLKNSLIKVELGICKGKKLFDKREILKQKSIKKDLSREIKQYK